From one Patescibacteria group bacterium genomic stretch:
- the infC gene encoding translation initiation factor IF-3, with product MHLRHRRRPKPKPELIKLARMNKFITSPEVRVIDQHGQNIGVLSAAQALNAAQSAGLDLVEVNPKAIPPVCRIINYGQYRYEQEKEARKAKAKQKMVEVKGIRLSLRIKGADLELRKTQAAEFLERGDKVKIEMVLRGREKAHTDLAQKIMDEFAASLPQASVLQPISRMGGRISLVVGRK from the coding sequence ATGCACCTTCGCCATCGCCGCCGGCCAAAACCAAAACCCGAGCTTATCAAGCTCGCGCGCATGAATAAATTCATCACCTCACCGGAGGTGCGCGTCATTGACCAACATGGCCAAAATATTGGCGTCCTTTCTGCCGCGCAGGCATTAAATGCCGCCCAATCTGCAGGACTTGATCTCGTAGAAGTGAATCCCAAAGCAATCCCCCCGGTCTGCCGCATCATCAACTACGGGCAATACCGCTATGAACAGGAAAAAGAAGCGCGCAAAGCAAAAGCCAAACAGAAGATGGTGGAGGTGAAAGGAATCAGACTTTCCCTGCGCATCAAGGGAGCGGATCTTGAGCTCAGGAAAACGCAAGCGGCCGAATTCTTGGAACGGGGTGATAAGGTTAAAATCGAGATGGTGCTCAGGGGTAGGGAAAAAGCCCATACGGACCTGGCGCAAAAGATTATGGATGAGTTTGCCGCCTCGCTTCCCCAAGCCTCCGTGCTCCAGCCGATTTCACGCATGGGAGGAAGGATTTCCCTCGTGGTAGGGAGAAAGTAA
- a CDS encoding 50S ribosomal protein L35 yields the protein MPKLKTKKTFLKRFRITSTGKVIKRAVAQSHYHARATGQATMGKRKDIILRTGHREHIRKLLSST from the coding sequence ATGCCAAAATTGAAGACTAAAAAAACTTTTTTGAAACGGTTTCGCATTACCTCAACAGGCAAGGTGATTAAACGCGCGGTAGCCCAAAGCCACTACCATGCGCGCGCCACCGGCCAGGCCACCATGGGCAAGCGCAAGGATATCATTCTCCGCACGGGACACCGAGAGCATATCAGAAAACTTCTCTCCAGCACATAA
- the rplT gene encoding 50S ribosomal protein L20 yields the protein MSRVKRGLLRARKRHSLLKQAKGYRWGRKKISRLANVAVIKAGVYQYRDRRTKKREIRKLWQVRLNAAVRMHGLTYSKFIHLLKLKKVELDRKSLSTLAQDHPEVFVKIVEAVK from the coding sequence ATGTCTCGAGTGAAACGCGGTTTATTACGGGCACGCAAACGCCATAGCCTCTTAAAACAAGCAAAGGGGTATCGCTGGGGCAGGAAAAAAATCTCACGCCTCGCCAATGTCGCCGTGATCAAAGCGGGAGTCTATCAGTACCGCGACCGACGCACTAAGAAACGTGAAATACGGAAACTCTGGCAAGTGCGGCTTAACGCCGCCGTGCGTATGCACGGGCTTACCTATAGCAAATTCATCCATCTCCTGAAGCTGAAAAAAGTGGAGCTTGACCGCAAATCACTCTCAACCCTCGCACAAGATCATCCCGAAGTGTTCGTAAAAATTGTTGAAGCGGTAAAATAG
- a CDS encoding septum formation initiator family protein, with protein MKRRSPFIRLLLKPTTMVAIFVVFLFISYGYVMTLKRGREISGRVSTLQSDIAELTMRKEELLEIKKLTESSEFVEREARSKLGLKKKGEHVIIVPSDSIEPVVRENAYSGGSQSPEYQNSSYPKRWFTYFFSQK; from the coding sequence ATGAAACGCAGGTCTCCATTTATACGATTGTTACTGAAGCCTACTACCATGGTGGCCATTTTTGTGGTTTTTCTTTTTATAAGTTATGGCTATGTCATGACCCTGAAGCGCGGCCGCGAAATCAGTGGCCGCGTAAGTACGCTGCAAAGCGACATCGCAGAGTTGACGATGCGCAAGGAAGAATTGCTGGAGATCAAAAAATTAACTGAATCGTCTGAATTTGTGGAACGGGAAGCGCGGTCCAAATTAGGCTTGAAGAAAAAAGGGGAGCATGTCATAATCGTGCCGAGCGACTCAATAGAACCTGTGGTGCGTGAAAACGCGTATAGTGGCGGCAGTCAGTCGCCGGAATACCAGAATTCATCGTATCCAAAGCGGTGGTTTACTTATTTCTTTTCCCAGAAGTAA
- a CDS encoding PH domain-containing protein — protein sequence MKYTKFVREDEVLIAVIRRSWWGYMGQMSAVFLLVFAASLLSVPLLQGSTLLQILFFLLAAGTLWRVLVLWMSVRYEVLLITDRRIIDVDQRGLLRRTVTDAVYSRITDITWSKSGIKETLTGCGGILITTAGSASAIEIRPVRDPKGVQELIRDVAEAYEAGMKRPNTPQIYADADAD from the coding sequence ATGAAGTATACCAAATTTGTAAGGGAAGATGAAGTCCTTATCGCGGTGATCAGGCGTTCGTGGTGGGGCTATATGGGTCAGATGAGCGCGGTGTTTTTGCTGGTATTTGCCGCTTCATTGCTCAGTGTGCCGCTTCTTCAGGGGTCTACCTTATTGCAGATTTTGTTCTTTCTACTGGCGGCAGGCACGCTTTGGAGGGTGCTGGTGCTCTGGATGAGTGTCCGCTATGAGGTTTTGCTCATTACCGACCGCCGCATAATTGATGTGGACCAGAGGGGCCTTCTGCGCCGTACGGTCACCGACGCGGTGTATAGCCGCATCACTGACATTACCTGGAGCAAGAGCGGCATCAAGGAAACACTCACGGGATGCGGCGGCATCCTTATCACTACCGCGGGATCCGCGTCCGCGATTGAGATACGCCCTGTCCGTGACCCTAAAGGCGTGCAGGAATTGATACGCGACGTGGCAGAGGCGTACGAGGCGGGGATGAAAAGACCCAATACGCCGCAGATATACGCGGATGCAGACGCGGATTAA
- the lepA gene encoding translation elongation factor 4, whose translation MNTNIRNFCIIAHIDHGKSTLADRFLELTGTVDKRQMKEQFLDKMDLERERGITIKLAPVRMVWQAQIEEYILNLIDTPGHVDFSYEVSRSLAAVEGAILLVDATQGIQAQTIANLTLAVAQGLTIVPALNKIDLPNVAIEDTINAVSQLVGCSVDEVLRVSGKTGQGVEELLQEVVRKVPPPEGLQSNPLTALIFDSQYDTYRGVVAYVRVMEGEVKKSDTIMMMGTGVSTEVLEIGVLSPGFTPVPALQRGEIGYIVTGLKEVRQCRVGDTITLPGKKAAHPLPGYREVRPYVFAGLFAQDGEAEGLRDAIEKLQLNDASLTYVPQRSTALGFGFRCGFLGLLHLEIVLERLRREYGLEIIATVPNVEYRVLTDATQVNMEKNADQRGYVTEAELNSIGALEVKMPQEFPDPSRIEKVFEPWVHVTVITPPSYIGNIMQFMQGMRGEARNTEYLADRKAVLHYDLPLSSIIVNFYDNLKGASQGYASMDYNLAGFREADIVKLDILIAEQMAPELSVLMDKSEVQRRARSMAELLKELIPRQMFAVKIQSAMGGKIIASETLSAMRKDVTAKLSGGDVTRRRKLLEKQKKGKKRMARFGSVEIPPDAYRKLLQRT comes from the coding sequence ATGAATACCAATATTCGCAATTTTTGCATCATCGCGCACATTGATCACGGCAAGTCGACGCTTGCCGATCGTTTCTTAGAATTGACCGGCACCGTAGATAAACGGCAAATGAAGGAACAGTTTTTGGATAAGATGGATCTGGAAAGAGAGCGGGGAATTACGATTAAATTGGCACCCGTGAGAATGGTCTGGCAAGCGCAGATTGAGGAGTACATCCTCAATCTGATAGACACTCCCGGTCACGTTGATTTCTCCTACGAGGTTTCGCGGTCACTTGCCGCCGTGGAGGGGGCAATACTGCTCGTTGACGCGACTCAAGGGATTCAGGCGCAAACCATCGCGAACTTGACGCTTGCAGTGGCGCAGGGGCTCACCATTGTGCCTGCGTTGAATAAGATTGATTTGCCCAATGTGGCAATAGAAGACACGATTAACGCAGTGTCCCAGCTGGTCGGCTGTTCGGTTGATGAAGTATTGAGAGTTTCCGGAAAAACAGGACAGGGAGTTGAAGAGCTGCTCCAGGAAGTGGTGCGCAAAGTGCCGCCGCCAGAAGGATTGCAGAGTAATCCCTTGACCGCATTAATTTTTGATTCGCAGTACGATACGTACCGCGGAGTGGTCGCCTATGTGCGCGTCATGGAAGGGGAAGTCAAGAAGAGCGATACCATCATGATGATGGGAACAGGAGTGAGCACTGAAGTGCTGGAGATAGGGGTGTTAAGTCCGGGGTTTACCCCTGTACCCGCGCTCCAAAGGGGTGAAATCGGCTATATCGTTACGGGGCTCAAGGAGGTGCGTCAATGCCGCGTGGGTGATACCATTACCTTGCCCGGAAAAAAAGCGGCGCATCCTTTGCCGGGGTATCGCGAGGTGCGTCCCTATGTGTTTGCAGGACTCTTTGCGCAGGATGGCGAAGCGGAAGGGTTAAGGGATGCGATTGAAAAATTGCAGTTGAATGACGCTTCCCTCACTTATGTACCCCAGCGCTCGACCGCATTGGGATTCGGGTTCAGGTGCGGATTTTTAGGCCTTTTGCACCTCGAGATCGTGCTAGAACGGCTCCGCAGGGAGTATGGTTTGGAGATTATTGCGACCGTGCCGAATGTCGAATACCGCGTCCTCACGGATGCGACACAGGTCAACATGGAAAAAAATGCGGATCAACGCGGATATGTGACTGAAGCAGAGTTGAATAGCATTGGAGCGCTTGAGGTAAAGATGCCGCAGGAGTTTCCCGACCCTTCCCGCATAGAGAAAGTATTTGAACCATGGGTGCATGTGACCGTGATCACCCCGCCTTCCTACATCGGCAATATTATGCAATTTATGCAAGGGATGCGGGGGGAAGCGCGGAATACGGAGTATCTTGCGGACAGGAAAGCCGTCCTCCACTACGACTTGCCGCTTTCCTCCATCATCGTGAATTTCTATGATAATCTGAAAGGAGCGAGTCAAGGGTACGCCTCCATGGATTATAATCTCGCGGGATTCAGGGAGGCAGACATTGTGAAGCTCGATATCCTTATTGCAGAACAGATGGCGCCCGAATTGTCGGTGCTCATGGATAAAAGCGAGGTGCAGCGGCGCGCGCGTAGCATGGCCGAGCTGTTGAAAGAACTCATCCCGCGCCAGATGTTTGCGGTGAAGATACAGTCAGCGATGGGAGGCAAAATCATCGCCAGCGAAACATTGTCTGCCATGCGGAAGGACGTGACGGCGAAACTCTCGGGAGGCGATGTGACGCGGCGGCGGAAACTGCTCGAAAAACAAAAAAAGGGCAAGAAGAGAATGGCCCGATTTGGAAGCGTGGAAATACCTCCGGATGCGTACCGCAAGCTGCTGCAAAGGACTTGA
- the murJ gene encoding murein biosynthesis integral membrane protein MurJ, producing MTKGIGKGALIIGIFTVLSRVAGLVRERLLASMFGAGPVTDAYFAAFKIPDFIFTILVLGALSAAFIPVFIKVKEDEGEERAWRVAGSVLTILTLTLTLLALIASITAPLLVRVLVPGFSEEHMMLTVRLTRIMLVSIIFFGASNVLSGVLNAAHRYVALSLAPIFYNGGIIIGIAVFAREWGPVGLAFGVVLGAFLHFLVQVPSVYALSHGQLKLGFAYDHAVKRIMALMGPRMLGLAASQINTLVVIALASVMAAGSVAVYNFAFNLVSFPSGVIGVSFAVAAFPYFAKHAARQEIGEFGARFRVSISHILAALVPLSVFLIMLRAQVVRVLLGAGAFDWTDTVLTANTMGLLAISLCADGVIPLLARSFYAFQDTWTPVKIGLSAVALNVALALLLRGFGVEGIALALAVTQIIQGIMLAASLNKKIPGLFDFSFAEGFVKMVISAAGGAAVLQLLKAPIASLVDMETGVGVLMQGLGAGLGGLVMYYFLARYFKCAGIPSYQELLHFIKRR from the coding sequence ATGACCAAGGGCATTGGCAAGGGAGCACTCATCATCGGGATCTTTACGGTCCTTTCCCGCGTGGCAGGCCTTGTGCGGGAAAGGCTGCTCGCATCCATGTTTGGCGCGGGGCCGGTGACCGATGCGTATTTTGCCGCGTTTAAAATTCCCGATTTTATTTTTACCATTCTCGTGCTCGGGGCGCTCTCTGCCGCATTCATCCCCGTCTTTATCAAAGTGAAGGAAGATGAAGGCGAGGAGCGCGCGTGGCGCGTGGCGGGAAGCGTCCTCACAATCCTCACCCTCACCCTCACGCTCCTTGCGCTCATCGCGAGCATTACCGCGCCTTTGCTGGTGCGTGTGTTGGTGCCGGGGTTTTCGGAGGAGCACATGATGCTCACCGTGCGCCTGACAAGGATCATGCTTGTTTCCATTATTTTTTTTGGCGCATCCAATGTTTTAAGCGGGGTACTCAACGCGGCGCACCGGTATGTCGCGCTCTCTCTGGCTCCTATATTCTACAATGGCGGCATCATCATAGGCATTGCCGTATTTGCTCGAGAGTGGGGACCGGTGGGATTGGCGTTTGGCGTGGTCTTGGGTGCATTTTTGCATTTTTTGGTTCAAGTCCCGAGCGTATATGCGCTCTCACACGGACAGCTCAAGCTTGGTTTTGCTTATGACCACGCGGTGAAGCGCATCATGGCGCTTATGGGACCTCGCATGCTCGGCCTTGCCGCATCGCAGATAAACACCCTCGTCGTGATTGCGCTTGCGTCTGTCATGGCAGCGGGATCGGTCGCGGTCTATAACTTTGCATTCAATCTGGTGAGTTTCCCTTCAGGCGTCATTGGGGTGTCGTTTGCGGTCGCGGCATTCCCTTATTTTGCCAAGCATGCGGCGCGGCAAGAGATCGGTGAGTTTGGCGCGCGGTTCAGAGTGAGTATCTCCCATATTCTTGCCGCATTGGTGCCGCTCTCGGTGTTTCTGATCATGCTGCGCGCGCAAGTGGTGCGCGTCCTCCTTGGCGCGGGCGCTTTCGATTGGACTGATACGGTGCTTACCGCAAATACCATGGGACTGCTCGCTATTTCGCTCTGTGCGGACGGGGTCATTCCTTTGCTCGCACGCTCTTTCTACGCATTCCAGGACACCTGGACGCCGGTAAAAATCGGGCTCAGTGCGGTAGCGCTTAATGTGGCGCTCGCCTTATTATTGCGGGGATTCGGCGTAGAAGGCATCGCGCTCGCGCTCGCGGTGACTCAAATCATCCAAGGGATAATGCTTGCCGCAAGCTTAAATAAAAAAATACCCGGCCTTTTCGATTTCTCTTTTGCGGAAGGATTCGTTAAGATGGTGATATCAGCCGCGGGCGGTGCGGCGGTGCTGCAGCTGTTAAAAGCCCCGATTGCCTCACTCGTGGACATGGAGACCGGGGTGGGCGTACTTATGCAGGGATTGGGTGCGGGGTTGGGAGGCCTAGTGATGTATTATTTTCTCGCACGTTATTTCAAATGCGCCGGCATTCCTTCATATCAAGAATTATTACATTTTATCAAACGGCGATAA
- a CDS encoding DUF4012 domain-containing protein encodes MYTMKKSISHDIPIGFTHNPKDANPSPYVIDLREGSGVSPLPHIEQFKTEELPRTISIREPYRRVARQKKYAMKLNFMRNTLTLEERVARMRRRTLSWKEHILKISAKVFSSVFTQSATVFSSIQNTIKDSSAKSFKFIRRPSAHFYREAADDAAGLGEAREEQEVPIAVSVWRRAEIVTFLSVLCGLILTVKAAGTIDGYRQLRGVVLGEAVEGVQALSRAQNAFHESDIPEAIASFLAAQDKFAEVSRTLDDLPFSSVLEKIPPLRSNIALLSVGEDSSRAAEYTLLAFKALDGVKQSLQGGQGFVAALEGGEGTKVSVPVNELERVSRYLGEAVTALREANLSAATINLQELPEEYRSSVASFLTLLSPSERLLSQTQRGIALFASFLGGERPRRIIVAFQNDAELRPTGGFLGSYALLDTNRGSVESIDVPGGGLYDLKGSLQTRVDAPYPFHLFSPVWQPWNANYFFNVPSSAQAFAWFMEKSQGPTVDGVIFITPVMLEDILRITGPVVLPAYQLVVSDHNVRRVLQDAAEVEYDKSLNRPKQIIGDLLPLILERVSFAFVEHSPQLLGSLAAALDRHDLLLWSSFEEDQNAIIASGWGGAVEPTASDYLALVHTNIGGGKTDRVMAERWERTVTLASDGTGEAILTVTREHRGDATDPYEKVHNVDYVRIFVPLGSVFLGAEGFTTPDDALFKYDETLPLYPELARMIASTKIDDISGIRITEEHGFTVFGGWVMTKVGGKSVYRVRYRTPPVVKFERGTLPFFAEKARRYELFIQRQPGALDTPFTDTLMAPAEWGKETVFNGASSNVVGNSIAHEYIIDRDMVSILEWHK; translated from the coding sequence ATGTATACGATGAAGAAATCCATTTCGCATGACATTCCCATTGGATTTACCCATAATCCAAAGGATGCGAACCCTTCCCCTTATGTGATTGACCTGCGGGAAGGGAGCGGCGTGTCACCGCTGCCGCATATAGAACAATTTAAAACAGAAGAGCTTCCGCGTACCATCTCGATCCGTGAACCGTATCGGCGAGTAGCCCGGCAGAAGAAATATGCGATGAAATTAAATTTCATGCGCAACACGCTCACGCTTGAGGAGCGTGTGGCGCGCATGCGGCGTCGCACGCTCTCCTGGAAAGAGCATATCTTGAAGATCAGCGCCAAGGTCTTTTCATCGGTGTTCACACAGAGCGCGACCGTATTCAGCAGTATACAAAATACGATCAAGGATTCATCTGCGAAATCATTCAAATTTATCCGGCGCCCGTCCGCGCATTTTTACAGGGAAGCAGCGGATGACGCCGCCGGTTTGGGTGAGGCACGCGAGGAACAAGAGGTGCCCATCGCGGTCAGCGTATGGCGCAGAGCCGAAATCGTGACTTTTTTAAGCGTGCTCTGCGGCCTCATCCTTACCGTCAAGGCTGCGGGCACTATTGATGGGTACCGTCAGCTGCGCGGTGTGGTGTTGGGAGAGGCGGTTGAGGGCGTGCAAGCCTTAAGCCGCGCGCAAAACGCGTTTCACGAATCGGATATTCCGGAGGCGATTGCCTCGTTCCTTGCGGCGCAAGACAAATTCGCGGAGGTGAGCCGTACCCTGGATGATTTGCCTTTCTCATCGGTTCTGGAAAAGATCCCCCCTTTAAGGAGCAATATTGCGCTCCTAAGCGTCGGCGAAGACTCATCCCGCGCCGCAGAATATACGCTTCTCGCCTTTAAAGCGCTGGATGGCGTCAAACAGTCCCTGCAGGGCGGACAAGGATTTGTTGCGGCGCTTGAGGGCGGAGAGGGGACTAAAGTGAGCGTGCCTGTGAACGAACTAGAGAGAGTATCACGGTATTTGGGGGAGGCGGTGACCGCGTTGCGAGAAGCTAATCTTTCAGCGGCAACCATAAACCTCCAGGAACTTCCGGAGGAGTATCGGAGTTCAGTTGCGTCCTTTCTCACGCTCCTTTCTCCTTCAGAACGCCTCTTGTCCCAAACACAGCGCGGTATTGCGCTTTTTGCTTCTTTTTTAGGGGGCGAGCGCCCTCGCCGGATCATCGTCGCATTCCAGAATGACGCGGAACTTAGGCCAACCGGCGGTTTCTTGGGGAGCTATGCGCTTCTGGACACCAACCGCGGAAGCGTGGAATCAATTGACGTTCCCGGAGGGGGCTTGTATGACCTGAAGGGGAGTTTGCAGACAAGAGTGGACGCGCCATACCCTTTTCATCTGTTCAGCCCCGTATGGCAGCCTTGGAATGCGAATTATTTTTTCAATGTTCCTTCATCGGCGCAAGCATTCGCGTGGTTTATGGAAAAATCACAAGGGCCGACCGTTGACGGTGTTATCTTCATTACGCCGGTGATGCTCGAGGATATTCTCCGTATCACAGGACCAGTCGTTCTCCCCGCATATCAGTTGGTCGTCAGCGATCACAACGTACGCCGCGTACTCCAGGATGCGGCGGAGGTGGAGTATGATAAATCCTTAAACCGCCCGAAGCAGATTATTGGCGATTTGTTGCCTCTCATTTTAGAGCGTGTCTCCTTCGCCTTTGTGGAGCATTCCCCGCAATTATTAGGTTCGCTTGCCGCGGCGCTAGATCGCCACGACCTGCTCCTGTGGTCCTCGTTTGAGGAAGACCAAAATGCGATTATCGCATCAGGATGGGGCGGGGCGGTTGAGCCCACTGCCTCGGATTATCTTGCGCTGGTGCATACGAATATTGGCGGCGGCAAGACTGATCGGGTGATGGCAGAACGCTGGGAGCGCACTGTGACGCTCGCATCTGACGGGACCGGTGAAGCGATACTGACCGTGACCAGAGAGCATCGGGGCGACGCAACAGACCCTTATGAGAAAGTGCATAACGTGGATTACGTGAGAATCTTTGTGCCTTTGGGAAGCGTATTCTTGGGAGCAGAGGGATTTACTACTCCGGATGATGCGCTGTTTAAATATGATGAAACGCTTCCTCTCTATCCCGAGCTTGCACGCATGATTGCATCGACAAAAATTGATGATATCAGCGGGATAAGAATCACCGAGGAGCATGGATTCACGGTGTTTGGGGGATGGGTCATGACGAAAGTGGGCGGAAAAAGCGTCTATCGCGTCCGGTACCGCACCCCTCCTGTGGTGAAATTTGAGCGCGGCACCCTCCCGTTTTTTGCCGAGAAAGCTCGCAGGTACGAATTGTTTATCCAGCGGCAACCGGGCGCGCTTGATACCCCGTTCACTGATACGCTCATGGCGCCCGCAGAGTGGGGTAAAGAGACGGTGTTCAATGGAGCTTCTTCAAATGTAGTCGGCAATAGTATAGCGCATGAATATATTATTGATCGTGATATGGTTTCTATCCTTGAATGGCATAAGTAG
- a CDS encoding glycosyltransferase family 1 protein, with protein MHIGFDARFAGIAQGGVGRYVERVVKAFGESKTQFTMTLFLRRSNWDLFPHLDGRFRRVLADVPWYGLKEQLVLPTVFRRSHCDGYHLPHFNVPLWMPRPFVCTLHDLIMWEETGARVSTRMKAVARAKEYGMKLVVRRALRRAAHCVVPSQWTADRIKPVTGIVPRRVSVIPEGADALAHVTPRPWEEVRAQYGIDSQYVLCVGSAYQHKQTSLIIDAVASLSSVHPRLHLVHAGPAHPLSFARALEEYGRNVLGNRYHEVGAVPDETLTTLYRNAFAYVSASRMEGFALPALEAMWHRTPVIVPWVSCFPEVLGDAPLYTTPGDSASIAQAIVQLLKSPDTRARCTERGTIVASQYQWSRHAESLLQFYTSLFL; from the coding sequence ATGCACATTGGTTTTGATGCGCGATTTGCTGGGATTGCGCAGGGGGGAGTGGGGCGCTATGTAGAGCGCGTCGTGAAGGCGTTTGGCGAGAGCAAGACGCAGTTTACCATGACGCTTTTTTTGCGGCGTTCAAATTGGGACCTTTTCCCGCACCTTGACGGGCGGTTTAGGCGGGTACTTGCCGATGTACCGTGGTACGGATTGAAAGAGCAGCTTGTTTTACCGACGGTCTTTCGGCGTTCGCATTGCGACGGTTATCACTTACCCCATTTCAATGTGCCGCTATGGATGCCGCGCCCGTTCGTCTGTACGCTCCATGACCTCATCATGTGGGAGGAAACAGGCGCGCGCGTAAGTACGCGCATGAAGGCGGTCGCGCGTGCGAAAGAGTATGGCATGAAACTCGTGGTACGGCGCGCCCTGCGCCGCGCCGCGCATTGCGTAGTCCCCTCGCAATGGACCGCAGACCGCATCAAGCCTGTGACAGGGATTGTACCGCGGCGCGTGTCGGTGATACCCGAAGGCGCCGACGCGCTCGCGCACGTCACGCCGCGCCCTTGGGAAGAGGTCCGTGCGCAGTATGGCATTGATAGCCAATATGTCCTCTGCGTGGGGAGCGCGTATCAGCACAAACAAACCTCACTCATCATAGATGCGGTTGCTTCGCTCTCCTCCGTGCATCCCCGCCTTCACCTTGTCCATGCCGGCCCCGCACACCCGCTCTCCTTTGCGAGGGCGCTTGAGGAATATGGGAGGAACGTGTTAGGGAACCGTTATCACGAAGTGGGCGCGGTGCCTGACGAAACGCTCACGACGCTTTATCGGAATGCATTCGCGTACGTCAGCGCTTCGCGCATGGAAGGGTTTGCCTTGCCGGCGCTCGAGGCGATGTGGCACCGCACTCCGGTGATAGTCCCCTGGGTCAGCTGTTTTCCGGAAGTGTTGGGAGATGCACCGCTCTATACGACACCGGGAGACAGCGCAAGTATCGCGCAGGCGATTGTCCAGCTTTTAAAGAGCCCTGATACTCGTGCAAGGTGCACAGAACGTGGTACAATAGTGGCATCTCAATACCAATGGTCCCGCCACGCGGAATCCTTATTACAATTTTATACATCGTTGTTTTTGTAA
- a CDS encoding glycosyltransferase family 1 protein, whose amino-acid sequence MENVQGRQFTSAIAIDLRPLMGLKTGVGEYTEQLARALVACNRMPVVFFSNGLRKGKYLIPPLGAPLVHTRMPNKLFDLAARSFQRPHIDSLIRKITGMQVAAFLSPHITSAPVSRRCRKVLIVHDCSFRYRRYFSLKKQYWHWSMAIARTLRTADHIIAVSESTRQQILQWLPLEPARVNVIAPGIDASFLNPPSASAMEKVRRAYRLPPRFILFLGTREPRKNLITLLDAYTAVAQEREIDLVIAGQAGWRNYALNRAIARHPYRTRIHQIGYVAAADKNALYRLSSCFLYPSLYEGFGFPPLEALACGVPAVVSSTTSLPETVRTCALMVDPYNSGDIAAAALFALHDQRHQERVKAEGPAHARQFQWKHAATQVADCIEQVVRGYE is encoded by the coding sequence ATGGAAAACGTACAAGGAAGACAATTCACTTCCGCAATAGCCATTGACTTGAGACCTTTGATGGGCCTCAAGACGGGAGTGGGAGAATATACCGAACAGCTCGCGCGCGCATTGGTGGCGTGCAACCGGATGCCCGTGGTATTTTTTTCGAACGGGTTGCGGAAGGGTAAATACCTAATCCCGCCCCTTGGCGCACCCCTTGTCCATACGAGGATGCCGAATAAACTTTTTGATTTGGCTGCGCGCTCTTTCCAGAGGCCTCACATTGATTCTCTTATCCGAAAGATAACTGGCATGCAAGTGGCGGCGTTCCTCTCCCCGCACATCACGTCCGCGCCTGTCAGCCGCCGCTGTCGCAAGGTGCTCATCGTGCATGATTGCTCATTCCGCTATCGCCGTTATTTTTCTTTGAAAAAACAATATTGGCACTGGAGCATGGCGATTGCGCGCACCCTGCGCACCGCAGATCATATCATTGCCGTTTCTGAAAGCACGCGGCAGCAGATACTCCAATGGCTGCCGCTTGAGCCTGCGCGCGTGAACGTGATAGCGCCCGGGATTGACGCTTCCTTTTTAAACCCGCCGTCCGCATCAGCCATGGAAAAAGTGAGGCGCGCGTACCGACTTCCCCCCCGATTTATCCTCTTTTTGGGCACGCGCGAGCCAAGGAAAAATCTCATTACCCTCCTTGACGCATACACTGCTGTCGCTCAAGAAAGGGAAATCGATCTCGTGATCGCTGGACAAGCCGGTTGGCGCAATTATGCGCTCAATCGCGCTATTGCGCGCCATCCTTATCGGACCCGCATCCATCAAATAGGCTACGTGGCGGCAGCGGACAAAAATGCGCTCTATAGGCTTTCCTCCTGTTTCCTCTACCCTTCCCTTTATGAAGGTTTTGGATTTCCGCCTCTTGAAGCGCTTGCCTGCGGCGTGCCCGCCGTAGTGAGTTCCACCACTTCGCTCCCTGAAACAGTGCGCACCTGCGCGCTTATGGTGGATCCTTATAACAGCGGGGATATAGCGGCAGCCGCACTTTTTGCGCTTCATGATCAGCGCCATCAGGAGCGCGTTAAAGCGGAAGGGCCTGCGCATGCACGCCAGTTTCAGTGGAAGCACGCAGCCACGCAAGTGGCTGATTGCATTGAACAGGTTGTTCGAGGGTATGAGTGA